In Tautonia rosea, the DNA window TTCGAGCTGCTTTTCACCGGGACCACGGACACCGATCCCCCCCTTGTAGCGGGAGAGGTGAGTCCACATCCGCTTGAGGCGAGGCAGGGAATATTCGAGCTGAGCCAGCTCGACCTGCAAGCGCGACTCGTTGGTCCGGGCGTGGGTGGCGAAGATGTCGAGAATGACCTCGGTGCGGTCGATGACCTTCACCCCGAGGACTTTCTCCAAGTTGCGTCCCTGGGCGGGTCCGATGTCGTGGTCGATGACCACAAGATCGGCCTCCTGGGCCTCGCAAAGCTCTTTGAGTTCATCGACCTTGCCCGAACCGATGACGGTGGCAAGATCGACCTGCTGCCGCTTCTGGAGGAGGGAACCGACGACGACCAGGCCCGCCGTCTGAGCCAGACCTCGAATCTCGTCGAGCGGGTCCTCAGGGTTATACTGCCCGTCGGGCAGCAAGACGCCCACAAGGATGGCACGTTCGCGGAGATCCTTTCGATCGGTGCTCTTCAGTTCAGTCAAGGCGGCTTCAACCCTCGATGGGGAGTGGTGAGGAAAACGTGAGTCGGAACTGCCGATCTCACCGCGAGTGGAGGCAATACGCCTGCCTGTGAGGTGCAACCTCGCGCTGATTCTAGGTCGACGCGAGTCACGCCGTCAACGAGCCTGAGAGGCTCTGAAACAGATTGACACTGATCTCCTTCTCCAAGTTCGTCCGCAGAGGGAAGAATGTTCAGGAAAAACCCAACCTAGGGCGATGTGAGCAACGGCGGGAGATCTGGTCACGACAGGGCGATCACGTCGATTCTGGCGATCGTGATGCATGGGTTGAACAAACTCCGAAGACCCGGCGGGGTTGGACGATCCTGGCTGACCGATTGAACTCGCCAAGGGCCAGCAAGGAGCCATCGGGGGAGCAAATCGCGACCTCTCCCGCATCGATTTCTGAAGCAAGGTCGGTTGAGGATACCTCGATCGCCTGTCCACGCTCGATGGCGGCGGCCTGACCGGCATTCACGTAGATGTGCGGACGATCGGAGACGGCATCGAGGGGGGAACGCAGGCGACCGATAATCGAATCGAAGGAGAGAAACGCGGGGTCGGGGGGAGTCGCGTCGTCCACTCGGAACGGGCCGATCCGGGTTCGTCGGAGGGTGGTGATCAGGCCGCCGCAGCCGAGATCGTCGCCGACATCCCGGGCAATCGAGCGAATGTACGTTCCTGATCCACACTCGACCGCAATTTCGAGGAAGGGCCATTCGAAACGGATCAGGTTAAGCTGATCGATCCGCACAGGTCGGGGAACGAGTTCAACCGACTTGCCCTCCCGAGCGAGGTCGTATGCTCGCTTCCCCTTCACACGAAGGGCCGAGTAGACGGGAGGGAGCTGGTCAATGATGCCGACCTGCGCAGCGAGCGCATCCCGGATCTGGGACTCGGTCGGGACGGGGGGATTGGGAACGGGGGTGATGGTGCCGTCGGCGTCGAGGGTATCACTTGTGGCACCGAGACGAATGGTGGCGAGATAGGACTTGGGCTGGCGTTGCACCTGTTCGATCAACCGGGTTGCAGAACCGATCGCAACGACAAGTACCCCCGAGGCCAACGGGTCGAGCGTCCCAGCATGACCGACCTTTGGCCTGGGCTTGCGGAAGGCCCGAACGACCCGATTGACCACATCGCGCGAGGTCAGGCCAATCGGTTTGTCGAGGTTCAGAAAGCCAGAGAGTGGAGCAGCGGGGGGGGACACGGAGAACTCCAGGGCGGGGGATCAAGAAGGCGTCGAAGCCCCTCGGACAGGTCAGACCCTGCCCAGGAGAATCGAGTTTTGAACAGATATTTTCGTTTGTAAACTGTGATTTAGGGTTGAGTGACCTTGAGCGAGACAGGAAGGGTGATCGACGCGGGAGCGAGGCAAGAGCGATCGTCGCAGGCCTGATATCGGATCGAAAGGGTGAGGCCGAGCGGATCAGCCTTCTGAGATTCGGGAATCGAGAGACGAACGACAGAAGTCACGGTACCGGAGTAGACGGAGATGGGGGCATCCTGACCCGCAAGAGTGAGCGGTGCTCCGGGGGGGTAGGAGACGTCGAGCAACTCGGCCGGGGAGTCGTCCGGAAGCGTGATGAGGGTCGGGACGAGGTTGGGAGCACCGGCAGGATTGGCGTTGAGGTGATACTTCGTGTCGATGGAGAGGGTGACTCGAATTTCGAACGGCGTACCGGGACGGATCGGCTCCTGAGGGAGCGAGGCGCTGGCGGAGACCACCGCAGGGCGATTGGCTGCCGGGTTGGCGGGACCGTCGGGCAAGCGGAGGCGACCGGGGGTGAATGGGGCGTTGGCGGGTGGGGCGGGCGTCGCGTTTTCCAGGTCAAGCAACTGGTCGACAGCCAGAAGGAGCAGCGGAGCCGACGCGGGGGAGCGTCCCATCGACGGGGCGAAGGCGTCCAGGGCATCTCGGGCGGTGTCGCGGTAGAGCGGGTCGCCTGAGAGGCGATGAAGGGCGAGGAGGTCGAGAATCGCGACGGCGTTCGGGCCGGGGAGGGCGCCGTCGTACGGGTCCTTGACGCGAGCAACGAGGCTTTCGTGATCGTCAGCCGTGAAGTAGAACCCGCCGCGACGAGTATCGGCGAAGGCGGCGATCATTCGGTCGGCCAGGTCGCGGGCCTGGTCGAGCCGCTCGGGGGCATCGGTCGCGGCATGCAGGCGCAGGAGGCCGTGGATCAGAAAGGCGTAGTCTTCGAGATAGGCCGGTACGCGGCTGGAGCCGCCCCGGAAGGAGCGGAGGAGGTTACCGTCGGCGTCTCGGAGCGATTCGAGGAGGAAGTCGGCGGCGCGGTTGGCGATGGCGAGGTAACACGGTTCGTCAAGCACGCGGGCACCGTCAGCGAAGGCGGCGAGCATCAAGGCGTTCCAGGCGGTCAGGGCGGTGTCGTCGAGGAAGGGAGCCTCGCGCTGGTTGCGGGCGTCGAGCATCTTGGCTCGGAGCGGCGCGAGGGAATCCTCCACATGCTCGGGAGCGAGACCGAGGGCGACGGCGAGATCGCCGGGGGTATCGGGACGAAGGAGAACGAAGCGATCGTCCTCGAAGTTCGGGGCGAGGTTGAGGCCGTATGCGCGGGCAAACAGGTTATATGCAGAATCATCGTTGCCAAGAGCAGTTTTCACCTCTTCAGTTGTCCAGACATAGAAGGCACCTTCTTCTCCTTCGGTTTCCGCATCGAGGGACGAGGCGAAGCCACCTTGCGGAAGGGTCATGGCTTTGGCGACGAAGTCGAGGGTGGCACGGGCCTCGTCTGCCCAACGGGGATCGTCGGTCAGCTCGAAGGTATCGAGCAAGACGGAGGCGAGCTGAGCGTTGTCATAGAGCATTTTTTCGAAGTGGGGGACGGTCCAGGAGCGATCGGTGCTGTAGCGGTGGTAGCCTCCGGCGAGGTGGTCGCGGATGCCCCCTCGGCTGATCTGGTCGAGGGTTTTGAGGACCATCTCCTTCGGCTCGGGGAGGGAACCGGCGGGGGCTCGGCCGCGGCGGGCCTGGTCGAGGAGGAAGACGAGGTTCGTCGGCTCGGGGAACTTCGGGCGCTTCGGCTGCTGGGGATCGAAGCCGAAGCCGCCGTACTCGGGGTCGAAGCGTCGGGAAAGGGCATCGAGCCCCTGTTCGGGGAGTTCCCGGGAGAGGGGGACGTCCTCGATGGCCGGGCCGACGTCGGAGAGGCGTCGGACGTAGGCGGTGAGCTGGGTCGCGTCCTGCTCGACCTCGTCGCGGCGGTTTGTCCAGGCGTCGTGGATGGCGTCGAGGACCTGGGGAAAGCTAGGCAGGCCGTCGCGCGGTTGGGGGGGGAAATAGGTGCCGCCATAGAATGGGCGGCCGTCGGGTGTGAGGAACATGGAGAGGGGCCAGCCGCCGCTCCCCCTGGTGATGCCGAGCAAAGCAGTCATATAGATCTGATCGACGTCGGGGCGTTCCTCACGGTCGACCTTGATGCAGATGAAGTGCTCATTCATGAGCGCAGCGATGGCATCGTCCTCGAAGCATTCGCGTTCCATGACGTGGCACCAGTAGCAGGATCGGTAGCCGATGGAGAGGAAGATGGGTTTGTTCTGGGCTTTCGCGGCCTCGAACGCTTCAGGGGCCCACGGGAACCAGTGCACCGGGTTTTCGGCGTGCTGGAGGAGGTACGGGCTCGACTCGCCGGCAAGGCGGTTGGGGCCATCATTCGCCAGGAGGTGGGGGCCGGTTGCCGTCAGCAGCATGACAAAGGCTGGTAGGAGCATGAGGGGGTGGGCGGTACGACGTTGAATCGCAAGAGGGGTCGGCACGGAGAGGATGGACGGTCGCATGGTGGCCTCGCACGGTGAGATCGCATGGCGATGGCCCGGCCGTTGTCCGGGCGTCATCGAGAAAGGCCATTGTAATGGGATCGGCATGCGGATTGAGAGGGGAGATGCCGCTTCGCGCACGAAACGACGCGACGGTCAAGAAGACGGTCGCGTCGTTCAGAGAGATCCAGTCTGAATTACTGAGAGGCATTTGAGCCGGATCGGGCGATCTGTCCCTCGGCGATCCGGACGTGATTGTTGCTGCGGACGGCAGCGGTGTCTGGGATTCCTTCCCAGTAGACATGGACATCGAAGTTTGCGATGGCGGGTCCGGCTTTCTGAGCCTTCACGGTGACGATGAAGGTTCGATCGGCTCCGGGAGCGAGGCGGTCGATGGGGTCAAAGCCGTGGTGGTAGGGGTTTTCGTCGCTGGTCTTGGCGTTCGAGGGATCGGTCCGTTCGACGGTGATCCATTCGTTGGTGTAGAAGTCGACGAAAACGTTGGTGGCTTCCTTCGAGCCGATGTTTTTGATCCGAATTTCGAATTCGGTGGTATCGCCCGCGTCGATTACGGTGTCGCGACGGGTCACATCAACGATCTTGACATCGGGGATGCCCATGACCTCGGTGGTTTTCTGGGAGCGTTGGGTGTCTCGGGGATCGCGGAATCCTTCGCAATGGGCGGCGGCCTCGACGGTGTACAGGGCGATGCGGTCGAGCCGGATGGGGACGCGGAACTGGCGGGATTCTCCCTTGTCGAGCCGAGGAATGCGCCAGTAGATGCTGTGCAAGCGTTTGTCCGGGTCCTGGCGGTACTTGGCGTCTTTCGGGACGTCGGGGACACCGCTTTCCGGAGCGAAGAGGGCGACGGCCACATCGGAGGCAAAGCGGGTTCCCTGGTTGGTGATGGTCACAGTGTACTCGGCGACGGAGCCGACGGGACGACTTTCGGGACCGACGACATCGAGGACAAGCTCGGGGACCACGATGTTGACCGGCTTGGCACTGACAGGAGTGGCGGGGACGACGTCGGGGCTCAGGGCCTCGATCGTACAGTTCTGCATTCCTTTGCTGTCGGCGAGTACTGTGAGGACCACCGGGCCGAAGACCTCGCCGGGGGCGAGGTCGCCGATCATCTGTTCAAAGCGAGGGGCATCGGAAAGCTGACCGTTGTGGTCATAGCCTTTCAGGCCGCCTGTGAGGGTGGCGATCAGGTTGACCTGGCGAGCGGGCCCTGTTCCGTTGTTTCGTACCGTGATGCTGAAGTCGATTTCCGACCCCTTGACCTGATCGTCGTTCGGGCCGACCAGATCGATTTTTAGCCGAGGTTCCTGAACGGTGGTACGCGACTTGGCAGCCATGACCGACGTTACCCGGGGGACGAGGTCCATTGGGACCGCTTTCAAGGGCTTAACGGTGAGGTCGATGGAGCGCGTGTCGCTGGGGCCGAGGGATGACCACTTCCAGACGAGGATCCGGCCGTCGTCGACCTGCTCGTCGGGTTGAGGGGAGGATTCGAGGAATTCGAGCCCGTCGGGGAGCGGAAGGCGTACTTCGACATCAAAGGCGTCGTCTCGGCCATCATTCCGAAGGGTCATGACGGCCTTCATGGGCAGGTTGATGTTCGACGTTTGCGGCATGGCCACGTCGAGGTTCAGACCGATTTCGCGAGGGCCGATCGAAAGACGGTCGCCCAGACTTTGGGCCATCGCGCCGATGCCGTCTCGCGGGGCGGCGGACGTCTGGATCGAGGGGTCGGCCGGGGGTTCGGCTGAGGAAAACGCCGGAGGATTCACGGAGGCGCGACCGGGCAGGGACCCACTGGAGCGAGGGGTCGGATCGGGTTGAACCTCGATAGGCGATGGATTTTCGAAGATTGGTGTTTCGGCCGGAGCTGTCGACGGTTCCTGGCCCATCGGTGCGGACCCGACACGAAACGGGTCCTCGACCGGAGCTGCGGGATCGACTTTAGGATCGCCGGGCGTCTCGAAGATCGGAGAGCTGGAGAGGTCGGCAGGCTCAACGGGTTCCGGAGCGGGCATTGGCGAATCGAGGCCCGTGAGATCGGATTCCTGAGCCGAAGGTTCAGAAGCGGCGGACAACTGGCTGAATTCGATCCCCGAATCGGGCAACGGGTCCTCGGAAGCGAACACATCCCCACCCTCGGTCGAGTCGGGCACTGCGGAGCCCGACCCGGATTCGAATGCAGGGAGATTCTCGAATTGAGCCGTGGCGGGGACGAGGGGAGCAGCGAGACCCGGATCGTGCTCGACCTGCGGGATGTCTGAGGTGACTTCCGGGAACTCGTCAAGGCCGAAGGTCATCGCATCGGCCACCTCGGGAGGATTCGGCGGGCTGTCTGAGAGAGGGGCGCTGGGGGGATATTCGGCGACGGAGGGGGGAATCAGCTCGTCGGAACCGTCGCCCGGAGGGAGGTCGAGCGATCGGGGAGAGGCGACGTCGGGAGGCACGATGTCGGCGGATCCGGGGAGTTGCGGGAGGTTCGCTCTGGTGGTGTGGGAACCGGATTCGGCCACTCGGGGTGGAGTAACCTGTTCGGGAGTGGACGGGGCGTTTCGGGACATTGCGGCAGGACTCGCCACCCGAGGCGGTTCAAGCTGCGCATCGTCTCCCGTCGACGACGCTATTGGGGCCGTCGGCTGAGCGACCTGAGGCGGTTGCTGGGCGGCCTGTCCGGTGACGAAATGGACGCCAACGGTCAGCCCCAGCGAGATTACCGCGGCGATTGACATCCGCAGGGGCATGCCTACGCTCCCCATCCTTGGGAACCGTGCTCGAACGGCGGAATCACCGTTCTGTGAGCGGGTCGGCCACCACCGGGTCATGGTTTCGCCTCCCACTCCTTGGGAGTCGTCCCGATCCGAGGGCTCCGTCGATCGACGGACGGGCCGGGACCGATCGGTCCGTGAGGGTCCCGACGTCGGCTCGGTGGACCCGTCCGATCGGGTCCCACCCGTCACGGCGCGTGTTGCTCCGCGGGTCGGTTGATACCAGAAGCCTTTCGGTCGGGGAAGCCCAGTTTGGACGGAATGCCCCGTGGGTCTAATCGTCGCCGATCAACGGGGTACGAACGCCTCGATCGCTCTCGTGTTGACCCAACAGATTTCCCACTCGTTGCCAGGATCTTGGTGGGGACTCCCGGCTGATTGACGGTCATCGCGACACGAATCGTCGCTTCAAGTTGTTTTCAAAGCGAAAGTTATGTGAAGGCGGGTTGGCAAATTCCGGGTTGTGGCACGGGCGATGCGATAAGCCCGACGCTGTCGATCGGGCCACGATCGAGTTGCGATGGGAACGGGTCCACGCTGTCTCAAACGCGACTCGAACACCCCGGTCGGCAGGTGTTGGATTGATTCAAAACGAGGAGCCACGGAGCCCCGGACATCACCGATTCGGAACGGTTTGAGGCGAAGGGGCATCCCGTAAGGATCAACTCGCAGTTCACCCCGTGATTGAGGAATCTCCGATGCGTTTCAATCTGAATACCTTGAGTCTTTTCGGTGCTCTGGTGGCGGGTGGTATTGTCATGCTCGGCGCACCGAGTCCGGCCGCGGCTCAGTTCGGCCCGGGATTCGGCCACCGTCCGGGGTTCGGGATTGGCCCTGGCGGAAGCTTCGGTGGGATCAGCGTGAACGTGGGGGTCGGCCGAACCTCCCGAGTGGCATCGGGATGCCACTTCGGGTGCAAGTCGGCCTGCAGGCATGTGCCGGTGCCTCCCATCTGCCCGCCGCCCCTGCCGCCGGTTTGCGGTGTTCCCGGATATGGCCCGGGCTACGGGTACGGCGGTTCGTTTTACCGGGAGTTCCGTTCCGGTTACGGTCTGCCTGGCCAGGTTGGATTCCCGGGTCGGGGCGGGCCGGGGTACGGACGGTTCCCCGGCTTTGGGGGGTATCCCGGATTCGGTTGGTAAGCGACGGCCACCACCACGCACCGATAGTATCGAGTCATGAAGGTTCGAGTCATGTCTTGAGGCCGTGGTGATGACAGGAAATCGGTCTGGGGCAAGGAGGCCTCAGACCGACGAGAGGTGAGGTCGGTGATCCCGATAGTTGAACTGTCGTCAAATCAGAGGGGAACACGGTGGCGAGCTTCCGCGTTCAACATCGTTCGGTCTGTTCAAGGACGATCCGCTTTGTTGCTCGATCCGTGGGACTCGAAGCGGCGGATATCGGGGTGCATGGTGTAAAGAACCCAGCCGTCCGGTTCTTCAACGAAGACTCCACTGGAGCGATTGTTTGCGATGATTGGGTTGCCGGAGAACTTTTCCCAGTGAATCAGATCGGTCGATCGTGCCAGACAGGTTGTCCAGTCACGCCAGGGACGATGGGCGTTGGCGTGGTAGATGCCGTAATAGACGCCGTCGTGCTCGATGATCTGGTTCAAGGCCACGGCGGTTTGATCGTAGGGCTCTGGCCCGAGGGCGATGACCGGTTCGTCTTGCACGTTCGTCCAGACGCGGAGGTCGGTTGAGGTGGCAAGCCAGACCCCTCGATCTCCTCGTTCGTAAAACAAGTGCCAGACCCCATCCTTGACCAGGACCGTGGGTGTGCCGTAAGGGCCCGGTGGAATGGGTTGGCCATTGGTCAGGTGAACGTCGAGAGGCCCCTGACGTTCCCAAACGATCCCGTCGGAGGAGGTCAGGAGGTGGGCGACGTCGTCTTTTCCCTCGGCAAACATGTAGTAGAGATCGCCCTGCCGAAGCACACACATGTCCTCGACCCAGTGATCGGTGTAGAGCGGGTTCCTTGGGTCTCGGGTCCAAACGATGCCATCGGGCGAGGTGGCGTGACCGAGGTACCGCGTGGGGGATTGATCTTCGTTGTATCCGGTGTACCAGAGCCGATACGATCCGTCCGGCTCACGGCAGATCCAACCCCGTTCCCGGATCTTGGAGTCCCAGGCGGTTCCTCCCGTGCCTTCGAACAGTGGATTCTGCTCGACTGGCTCCCAATGAACGAGCCATTCCGGAAATGGTTGTCGACTCTGCGTCTCCTGAGCGGAGGTGCTGCCAAGGCTCAGCAAGAGGACCAGTATTCCCCATCGAATCACGCGACTCATTCGTCTTCGCTCCCGATGACTCGTGCAACCGGCCATCGTGGCCATCCCGTGGCGATGGACCGTTTCCATCTCCACTGATCAATCGAATGATCGCCACCCTACTCCCCCTGCCCTCCTGGTGGCAACCACGACTTGCGACTCGGGATAAGTGCTTCCGGGGAGGCTCGTTTTCGATGCTCTCTTCAATCGCACATCGGAAAGTGTGGCAAGACGCGTTCCGTTGGAGAGCCGATTGCCGAGGCGCGTCTGGAGTGGCATCGAGGAGCGCTTGAGTGGCCAGCTTCGAGGCTTAGGCAATGAGGCGATCGATGACGTTCCCGGCGACATCGGTGAGGCGGAAGTCTCGGCCCTGATAGCGGTAGGTCAGTTGGGTGTGATCGAAACCGAAGAGCTTCAGAATTGTAGCGTGGTAGTCGTGAACATGGATTGGATCTTCCACGACGTTCCAGCCGATCGGGTCGGTCTTGCCAATGACCTGACCGCTCTTGATCCCGCCACCGGCAAGGAACTGGGAGAAGGCGAAAGGATGATGATCTCTGCCGGTCACCTTTGCAAATCCGGGGCGATTTTCCCCGAGCGGAGTGCGGCCGAACTCGGAGCACCAGAGGATCAGCGTCGAGTCGAGCAAACCTCGGCGTTTCAGGTCGGTAATCAAGGCCGCAACCGGCTGATCGGCCATTCCGCAGTTGAAGGCGAGCTCGGCGTCGAGGTTGCTATGATGGTCCCACGAGGCATGGTAGATGTTCACGAAGCGAACGCCACGTTCGACCAAACGACGCGCGAGTAGGCAGTTGGTGGCGAACTGGTTGTAGACACCGGACCCACTGCCCCGGCCGCCACCCTCAGGGTCTTCGCGACCGACGCCGTAGAGTTCGAGTGTTTCGTCCGACTCTCCAGAGAGATCGATCAATTCCGGCGCGGAGGCCTGCATCCGAAAGGCCAGCTCGTAGGAGGCGATCCGGCTATTGATCTCCGGGTCCCGGACCGCGTCGAATCGTCGGGCATTCAAGGCAGAAATGGCGTTGATCGAATCACGTTGGAGCGATTGGGAAAGACCGGGGGGATTGCTCAGGTGGAGGACCGGGTCACCTTGACCTCGGAAAAGCACCCCGGAATAGGTTGAAGGAAGGAAACCGCTCGACCAATTCGAGGTTCCCCCGCTGGTTCCCCGACCGGTGGTCAGCACGACGTATCCCGGCAGATCCTGGGACTCGCTCCCGAGACCATAGGTGAGCCAAGATCCGACACTCGGACGGCCGAACATCGCCGATCCGGTGTTCATCATCAACTGCCCAGGATGATGATTAAACTGATCGGTATGCATGGAACGGATCAGGGCCAGGTCATCGGCACACTGCCCCAGGTGGGGCAGTAAGTCCGAGAGTTCCATGCCGCATTCTCCCCTCGGGCGGAAGGTTCGAGGGGATCCCATGACCGTTGCCGACTCTTTTTGTATGAACGCGAAGCGCACATTCTCGGTAAATGACTCGGGCAGCGGCTGGCCGTTGAGTCTGTTCAACTCGGGCTTCGGGTCAAACAGATCCATCTGGCTTGGTCCGCCCTCCAGATAAATACAGATGCACGCCTTTGCGCGGGGCTCGAAGTGAGGGGGGCGAGGAGCAAGTGGATCATCCCGGCGATCGGACGTTTCTCGATCCGCCGGAGGAGCGGCGAGCAATCCCTGTTCGCCGAGGATCGATGCCAGTGCGGCCAGGCCGATTCCACTCGCCGAGCCGGTGAGGAAGTCGCGTCGGGATCGATGGATGGCGTCGAGGATCGGATGCATCGCTGGCTCCGGGTTTGATCGAATCGGCGAATCGAAGGGGCTGCCGAACCCGATTCGATCACTCCCTGGTCATGAATTCGTCAAGATTCAAGAGCACCCGAGCGGTGGCAGTCAAGGCGGCGACCTGTTCACGATCCAGGTCGTCGGGAACCGAAGTGGTGCCGAGCAGCATCGAGACGGCCTCCGAATCGTGATGAAAGGTCGAGAGAAACTCCTGATGAAGTGTTTCGAGAATCGCTCGTTCGTCTGGGAACGGTGACCGGCCGAGCACCAGGCGGAAGGCCGAGGTGACCAGGTCGCCGTCGGACTCCCGCGCAACCCTGATTGCCAATGCCCGGGCACACTCGACGAAGACGGCGTCATTGAGCAATGTCAGGGCCTGAAGCGGTGTGTTCGACGTTTCGCGACCCACGGCGCAGACGTTGGCATCGGGAGCATCGAAGGTGGTGAGCATCGGATACGGGCTGGTCCGTCGGAAAAAGGTGTAAAGCCCTCTCCGGTAGCGATCTTCTCCGGTGCTCTCTTGCCATCGGGCGCTCCGGGCGTAGGTTAGGTCTGAGATTCCAGAGGGTTGAGGTGGGAAGACACTTGGCCCGCCGACCTTTGTGCTCAGGAGTCCCGCAGCGGCGAGCGAGGCATCGCGGATGATCTCGGCTTCCAGACGGACCCGGTTCTGGCGGGCGAGCCAGACGTTCTGAGGGTCACGATCGTCGAGCTCGGGTCGAGCGGAGGATGCCTGTCGATAGGTTGAGGAAAGGACGATGGTCCGGATCAGGGCCTTCTGACTCCAGCCGAGGCGCTGAAACTCAGAGGCAAGCCAGTCGAGCAACTCCGGGTGGCTTGGCGGTTCGCCTTGCGTGCCGAAGTCGTCCATCGTCGGCACGAGGGCCCGACCAAAGAGGTGAAACCAGATTCGGTTGACCGTGACCCGGGCGGTCAAGGGGTTCTCAGGATCGACGAGCCAGCGAGCGAGATCACGCCGATCGGGAACCGCTCCTTCGGGAGCCAATGGCGGCAGGACCTCGAAGGTGTTGGGATCGACGGTTTCACCGGGTCTGAGGAAATCGCCTCGAATGAGGATATGCGTCGGGCGACGGGACTCGGGAGGCTGTTCGCGGAAGGTTCGGACGTGGGGGTCGGGGGCATTGGGCGTGGCGTTGGGCTTTTCCGCCGTCGATTCGTCGGGGGACGGGTCCGAAGGCGTTTCGAGCGGTAGATTGTCCTCGTCGCTCGCATTGAAAAAGGCAAAAAGCTGATAATATTCGCGCTGAGTGATCGGATCGTACTTGTGGGTATGGCACTGGGCACAGCCGACCGTCAAGCCGAGCCAGACGGTGCCGGTTGTATTGACGCGATCGACCACGGCGGCGACCCGGAATTCCTCCTTGTCAACACCCCCTTCGGTATTGGTCAAGGTGTTCCGATGGAATCCCGCGGCCGTGCGTTGCTCCAAAGAGGCGTCCGGAATGAGGTCGCCAGCCAATTGCTCCATCGTGAACTGGTCGAAGGGGAGATCGGAGTTGACGGAGTTGATGACCCAATCGCGGAATCGGTAGGCCTCGGGTCGAGGGTTATCCTTTTCGTAACCGTCGCTGTCGGCATAACGTGCGAGATCGAGCCAGTGGCGTCCCCAGCGCTCACCGTAGTGGGGACTTCCAAGGAGGC includes these proteins:
- a CDS encoding PSD1 and planctomycete cytochrome C domain-containing protein produces the protein MNGDFTRSPLATLGVILLGIVPLRSMADEPITQEVLPPPADRPIDFQTDIQPILDARCVSCHGPEAQKSGLRLDSRDAVLQGGDLGSSIEPGNSAESLVIHKVTGFDNESLMPPSGDPLSDLEIGLLRAWIDQGTQGKPTDSTTPTLRRTSNHWAFQTIQDAEPPSVSGESWVRTPIDAFILDRLDREGVTPSPEADRVTLIRRLSLDLTGIPPTPDEVAAFVEDPAPNAVEALVDRLLGSPHYGERWGRHWLDLARYADSDGYEKDNPRPEAYRFRDWVINSVNSDLPFDQFTMEQLAGDLIPDASLEQRTAAGFHRNTLTNTEGGVDKEEFRVAAVVDRVNTTGTVWLGLTVGCAQCHTHKYDPITQREYYQLFAFFNASDEDNLPLETPSDPSPDESTAEKPNATPNAPDPHVRTFREQPPESRRPTHILIRGDFLRPGETVDPNTFEVLPPLAPEGAVPDRRDLARWLVDPENPLTARVTVNRIWFHLFGRALVPTMDDFGTQGEPPSHPELLDWLASEFQRLGWSQKALIRTIVLSSTYRQASSARPELDDRDPQNVWLARQNRVRLEAEIIRDASLAAAGLLSTKVGGPSVFPPQPSGISDLTYARSARWQESTGEDRYRRGLYTFFRRTSPYPMLTTFDAPDANVCAVGRETSNTPLQALTLLNDAVFVECARALAIRVARESDGDLVTSAFRLVLGRSPFPDERAILETLHQEFLSTFHHDSEAVSMLLGTTSVPDDLDREQVAALTATARVLLNLDEFMTRE